A stretch of the Geovibrio thiophilus genome encodes the following:
- a CDS encoding ABC transporter substrate-binding protein, protein MKNIKPEMSISDIFAKFPETGELFIMNGLGTFSENEAFLKTLTLDSFMKMRELNPEIFLPLLEKRIEACETPMLYTEDAPPVKPDFLGYMVCPVKHLFKESYEEAMLKHLEKTGEQFVSFVPMGCGGADPYEDIWQSHNIDELPDIVGSIGFGSFYRSQFTSRFLDSGHYESCQMKPMPEPFASAGIEDPLGVYTVYAVYTYIILVDYKKLKDLPVPRRWSDLLKPEYKNNIIVGGSDDYISEVLLVNIWKDYGQEGLDMLLPNIKDGWHASQMAKAAGSSMSTGAAIYVLPWFFAKSCPNTEHTEIIWPEDGAMASPMYMLVKKSEKERLKPIIDYMTGTELADIMASSFFPSVHPEANNHLPEGAKIKWLGWDFIRERDMKEFSDEMNDRFMEKLRQHRKEQGKKLHVVIR, encoded by the coding sequence TTGAAAAATATTAAGCCTGAAATGAGTATTTCAGACATTTTCGCAAAATTTCCCGAAACCGGAGAACTGTTTATCATGAACGGTCTCGGTACTTTCTCGGAGAATGAAGCGTTTCTAAAAACCCTTACTCTTGATTCATTTATGAAGATGAGAGAGCTTAACCCCGAAATTTTCCTTCCGCTTCTGGAAAAGCGTATAGAAGCGTGCGAAACTCCCATGCTTTACACAGAGGACGCGCCCCCCGTGAAGCCGGATTTTCTCGGCTACATGGTGTGCCCCGTTAAGCATCTTTTCAAGGAGTCATACGAGGAAGCGATGTTGAAACACCTTGAAAAAACAGGGGAACAATTCGTCAGCTTTGTGCCGATGGGCTGCGGCGGGGCGGATCCGTATGAAGATATATGGCAGTCGCACAACATAGACGAGTTGCCCGATATTGTAGGTTCCATAGGTTTCGGCTCCTTCTACCGCAGTCAGTTTACCTCCCGCTTTCTGGACAGCGGTCATTATGAATCCTGCCAGATGAAGCCGATGCCCGAGCCCTTCGCATCCGCGGGAATCGAAGATCCGCTTGGTGTTTATACTGTTTACGCTGTCTATACTTACATCATTCTTGTGGACTACAAAAAACTCAAAGATCTTCCCGTTCCCCGCAGATGGAGCGATCTGCTCAAGCCTGAGTATAAAAACAATATCATAGTCGGCGGCAGTGACGATTACATCAGTGAGGTTCTCCTCGTAAACATCTGGAAGGATTACGGTCAGGAGGGGCTGGACATGCTTCTGCCCAATATCAAGGACGGCTGGCATGCCTCTCAGATGGCAAAAGCAGCCGGAAGCTCCATGTCGACCGGAGCGGCTATTTATGTTCTGCCGTGGTTTTTCGCCAAATCCTGCCCGAATACCGAGCATACGGAGATAATCTGGCCTGAGGACGGCGCAATGGCAAGCCCCATGTATATGCTTGTCAAAAAGAGTGAAAAGGAAAGGCTGAAACCAATTATAGACTATATGACAGGAACTGAACTGGCGGACATTATGGCTTCCTCATTCTTCCCTTCTGTCCACCCTGAGGCGAACAACCATCTCCCTGAAGGGGCAAAAATCAAATGGCTCGGCTGGGACTTCATCAGGGAAAGGGACATGAAGGAATTTTCTGACGAAATGAACGACAGGTTCATGGAAAAACTCAGGCAGCACAGGAAAGAGCAGGGCAAAAAGCTCCACGTAGTTATCCGCTGA
- a CDS encoding DUF799 domain-containing protein translates to MNKKLILIISFLSFVFSGCATSSSVKKGDYYKSYFNTHPTSILVLPARNTTTAADAAEHFRYSITQPLAERGYYVYPVHLVDAFFKSENIVENELIRNIPISKLKEVFNADAIVYIDINAWDTGYNVISSNVDVGLSYAIVNTATEKEIWRSNAYAYSARVIDTSSIVSIIVSAVTVAVNTGTDYTKLSLVANQHGLSTLPVGKYHPNYKSDLEEVLVIPDSGEYKNGLLYVDEYFVYGENSEEDVPLVVRMRANGYFAFNVMSLGGNVFKHNGYTKYYYLEKVGEKTYLKNKFFLYDDYRPFLFVEGKKLYVERESDGKIPFIKDGSKYYFNIEEVVEVKSN, encoded by the coding sequence ATGAATAAAAAACTGATTTTAATAATTTCTTTTTTAAGTTTTGTGTTTTCAGGGTGTGCAACGTCATCTTCTGTCAAAAAGGGTGATTACTACAAATCTTACTTTAATACCCACCCTACATCAATTCTCGTTTTACCGGCAAGAAATACGACAACAGCAGCTGATGCAGCAGAACATTTTAGATATTCTATTACGCAACCTCTGGCTGAAAGGGGATATTATGTATACCCTGTACATCTTGTTGATGCTTTTTTTAAAAGCGAGAATATTGTTGAGAATGAACTGATAAGAAATATTCCAATTTCAAAACTTAAAGAGGTATTTAATGCTGATGCAATAGTTTATATTGACATAAATGCATGGGATACTGGTTATAATGTTATTTCAAGTAATGTTGATGTTGGTTTGTCATACGCTATTGTAAATACTGCGACCGAGAAAGAAATATGGAGAAGCAATGCTTATGCTTATTCAGCCAGAGTAATTGATACTAGTAGTATAGTGAGTATCATTGTTTCCGCAGTTACAGTTGCAGTGAATACTGGAACTGACTATACTAAATTATCTCTTGTGGCCAATCAACACGGGTTGTCAACTCTTCCTGTTGGTAAATATCACCCCAATTATAAAAGTGATTTAGAAGAAGTTCTGGTTATCCCTGATTCCGGTGAATACAAAAATGGGTTACTCTATGTGGATGAGTATTTTGTATATGGAGAAAATTCTGAAGAAGATGTTCCGCTTGTAGTTAGAATGAGGGCAAACGGCTATTTTGCATTTAATGTAATGAGCTTGGGTGGAAATGTTTTTAAACATAACGGGTATACAAAATATTATTATTTAGAGAAAGTAGGTGAAAAAACATACCTCAAAAACAAGTTTTTTCTTTATGATGATTACAGACCTTTTTTATTTGTTGAAGGAAAAAAGTTATACGTTGAAAGAGAATCGGACGGGAAAATTCCGTTTATAAAAGATGGCAGTAAATATTACTTTAATATAGAAGAAGTAGTGGAAGTGAAAAGTAATTAG
- a CDS encoding DUF4810 domain-containing protein yields MIKSLIFALLIAFSVVACATNTSLYYWGDYPKSSVNYAMKSADKEYTQKHIEELRKVIETSDSQKRRVAPGLYAEYGQLLYENEQRNEARKFFELEKTTYPESEVFINRIVSKLYSEN; encoded by the coding sequence ATGATCAAAAGTTTGATATTCGCTTTATTAATTGCTTTCAGTGTTGTTGCTTGTGCAACAAATACTTCTCTCTATTATTGGGGAGATTATCCTAAATCTTCAGTTAATTATGCAATGAAAAGCGCTGACAAGGAGTATACTCAGAAGCATATAGAAGAACTCAGGAAAGTTATAGAAACATCCGACAGTCAAAAAAGGAGAGTTGCTCCAGGATTATACGCCGAGTACGGGCAGCTTCTTTATGAAAATGAACAAAGAAACGAGGCCAGGAAATTTTTTGAACTTGAAAAAACAACGTATCCTGAGTCAGAAGTTTTTATAAACAGAATAGTATCTAAACTTTATTCGGAGAATTAG
- a CDS encoding GTP-binding protein codes for MKLITVAGPPSAGKTSVIIKTAEYLSKYKGKIGIVKFDCLSALDHRLYTEAGLTVVTGLSGNLCPDHYFVSNIDDCVQWGLEKGFDVLISESAGLCNRCAPHIKGVTAVCVVDCLSGVDTPQKIGPMLRYADIAVITKGDIVSQAEREVFAFRVRQANPKAAVMFVNGITGQGAYDLSFSFDEASEVTSLEGARLRFSIPAAICPYCVGETDIGVAHQKGNVKKMAFKEAVPNE; via the coding sequence ATGAAGCTTATTACAGTTGCGGGACCCCCGTCCGCGGGGAAAACCTCGGTTATTATAAAAACAGCAGAATACCTCAGTAAATACAAAGGGAAAATAGGGATAGTCAAATTCGACTGCCTCTCCGCCCTTGACCACAGGCTGTATACGGAAGCGGGTCTGACGGTTGTCACCGGACTTTCCGGCAATCTGTGTCCCGACCATTACTTTGTCAGCAATATTGATGACTGTGTTCAGTGGGGCTTGGAGAAAGGTTTTGACGTGCTCATAAGCGAAAGCGCCGGACTCTGCAACCGCTGTGCGCCCCACATAAAGGGCGTTACAGCCGTTTGTGTTGTGGACTGTCTCTCAGGGGTGGACACACCGCAGAAGATTGGTCCTATGCTCCGTTACGCAGACATAGCCGTTATCACCAAGGGAGACATAGTTTCTCAGGCGGAAAGGGAGGTTTTCGCTTTCCGTGTCCGTCAGGCTAACCCTAAGGCGGCGGTGATGTTTGTTAACGGCATTACCGGACAGGGCGCCTATGACCTGAGCTTCTCGTTTGATGAGGCCTCCGAGGTCACTTCTCTTGAGGGGGCAAGGCTCCGCTTCTCCATTCCCGCCGCGATCTGTCCCTACTGCGTGGGGGAAACGGATATAGGCGTAGCCCATCAGAAGGGCAATGTTAAGAAAATGGCATTCAAAGAGGCGGTGCCGAATGAATAA
- a CDS encoding efflux RND transporter permease subunit gives MKFIKSSLNHPIVTVVITLAVVIAGIHAFMKMPRTEDPSITIRTGLVFAVYPGATSEEVERRLTVKLEEHIFKFPEIRKGKTYSTSRPGLAVINVELEDYVTEADLFWAKLRNELTEARSEFPEGVAGVSVNSDFGDTVAMLIAVHGRKYGYRELSDYADKIKDGLRSVREVGKLAVYGRQQEQITVSTDSERLSAYAADPMKIARALKERNVTGFSGSFESAENKIPIKTGGFFSAEDDVRNTLIDVSRTTGHPIYLKDVADVQRVYEDPSFMVRYDGEAALLLSVEMQEGKNIVELGESIGRVFTELKSILPPDLSLDLVADQPTVVRERMSTLTHEFMLAIASVILVTIILLPIRVAVIAAVAIPVTLCATLGLMNTFEIALHQVSIASLIMVLGIVVDDAIVIADNYVELLDRKVPKEDTAWRSAGDVFVPVLTATLTIIFSFLPLLILTGSVGEFISALPKTVSIALSVSFIVAVMLTPIMCRFFIKKGLHDETAGRKRKRTVLDRVQNAYAVTISIFMKRKYLAAVVGISAVLLGGLYFRYVPQQFFPSAERNQFVIDVWMPQGSRIETTDDIMRRIEKALGSRKDISHFASFAGRSAPRFYYNVNPQQPDPAYGQFIVNTASEEATSALVYELRRTLAETAPEALVIVKELQQGNLLEAPVEVRISGYDIQELKRIGAEISGIISAVPYSDFVHTDFFNDSMMIDVDVDTDAAARLGIPASAIAGYLYGGFDGLSVTDYREGERVIPVVLRLNEENRKSFSDIGDYYITSPLTGAKVPVRSVAELKPELQASRIVRRNGVPTLTVRAFVKEGYYASALLGDVRPAVEAIKLPAGYKISYGGELLNREETFPQMVVALGISLAAIFFVLLVQFKNIREPLVVMSSIPLALPGAMFGLFITNNPFGFTAFMGLISLCGIVVRNAIILVDYIKEKTAEGHSLERAATEAGERRLRPIFLTTMAAAVGVTPMILSGSSLWSPLASVIAVGLVFSMFFTLLVVPVLYVVVMSRKGRTSTAAVLVLLLFAGTANAETFTLKQAEEYALKNSRNLKITEAKIQEQAAAKLTARADYFPMLSVESMYTQTSNNGVVTIDKGALGTVPGLGGFPTEDLEIDQGSNSLFIVSTTLKQPLTQLFKINEGAGAADADLKKAGAEQRKAVNETAFAVRQLYYGILLAEQQSAVYRVYVGAFEHAVMEARDAFNAGNVLESAVMEAETGLLNSRQNVIAAETRLSDLRAQFRDLLNLPKDTEIVLSDTFDDEPENVNITSAEAYLTSPDVQAAEYALKKTMHARSAAKDEYIPDLGLFVRHTYQDGVPFVDSSITTFGVQAEWNVFDWGKRKGLVGQRNAQVTQASENLRNVRGRLDVELNRLSGRLEYAAGALKTAEKAAELGMESFRQMKDRLRAGLVSESKYMQAGAAAEKALYDMRAARLNLLLTAAELRKTAGVLVLAN, from the coding sequence GCTTGAGGAGCATATTTTCAAGTTTCCCGAGATCAGAAAGGGTAAAACCTATTCAACCAGCCGTCCGGGTTTGGCTGTGATAAATGTTGAGCTTGAGGATTACGTCACCGAGGCGGATCTCTTCTGGGCGAAGCTGCGTAATGAGCTTACGGAAGCCCGCTCCGAGTTCCCCGAAGGGGTCGCCGGAGTGTCTGTAAACTCCGATTTCGGCGACACCGTGGCGATGCTTATAGCCGTTCACGGCAGAAAGTACGGCTACAGGGAGCTGAGTGATTACGCTGATAAAATAAAGGACGGACTCCGCTCAGTGCGGGAAGTGGGCAAGCTCGCCGTATACGGCAGGCAGCAGGAGCAGATAACTGTTTCTACTGATTCCGAAAGGCTTTCCGCATATGCCGCAGACCCGATGAAGATCGCCCGTGCGCTGAAGGAACGGAACGTGACAGGCTTTTCCGGCAGTTTTGAATCGGCGGAAAACAAGATTCCAATCAAAACCGGCGGGTTTTTCAGTGCCGAGGATGATGTCAGAAACACGCTGATAGATGTTTCCCGCACAACAGGACACCCTATCTATCTGAAAGATGTGGCGGATGTCCAACGGGTGTACGAAGACCCTTCATTCATGGTGCGTTATGACGGCGAAGCGGCTCTTCTGCTCTCCGTTGAGATGCAGGAAGGGAAAAACATAGTCGAACTGGGCGAATCAATCGGAAGGGTTTTTACGGAGCTGAAAAGCATACTCCCTCCGGACTTGTCACTTGATCTCGTGGCGGATCAGCCGACAGTTGTCAGGGAACGGATGAGCACTCTCACCCATGAGTTTATGCTCGCCATAGCCTCTGTAATACTCGTAACGATCATTCTGCTGCCTATTCGCGTAGCTGTCATAGCGGCTGTCGCTATTCCCGTAACCCTATGCGCTACTTTGGGTTTAATGAACACCTTTGAGATAGCGCTCCATCAGGTTTCCATAGCCTCTCTCATAATGGTGCTGGGAATTGTGGTGGATGACGCCATAGTGATAGCGGATAACTATGTGGAACTGCTGGACAGAAAGGTGCCGAAGGAGGATACGGCGTGGCGTTCTGCGGGGGATGTTTTCGTTCCCGTGCTCACGGCGACTCTGACAATTATTTTCTCTTTCCTGCCCTTGCTCATACTCACAGGCTCGGTGGGCGAATTTATCTCCGCTCTGCCGAAAACAGTATCCATTGCCCTGTCTGTTTCGTTCATTGTCGCCGTCATGCTGACTCCGATTATGTGCAGGTTCTTCATCAAAAAGGGGCTGCATGATGAAACAGCGGGCAGAAAGCGGAAACGCACAGTGCTTGACAGGGTTCAGAATGCCTACGCCGTTACAATCAGCATATTCATGAAGCGCAAATACCTTGCCGCCGTGGTGGGCATATCCGCTGTTCTTCTGGGCGGGCTGTATTTCAGGTATGTTCCTCAGCAGTTCTTTCCGTCTGCCGAGCGCAACCAGTTTGTGATTGATGTATGGATGCCGCAGGGCTCCAGAATAGAGACGACAGACGATATTATGCGCCGCATAGAAAAAGCACTCGGCAGCCGCAAGGATATTAGTCATTTTGCCTCATTTGCGGGCAGAAGCGCACCGAGATTCTATTACAACGTGAATCCTCAGCAGCCGGACCCTGCATACGGTCAGTTCATAGTGAATACTGCCTCAGAGGAGGCAACATCCGCTCTTGTGTATGAACTGCGAAGAACTCTGGCGGAAACGGCGCCGGAAGCGCTTGTGATAGTGAAGGAGCTTCAGCAGGGCAATCTCCTTGAGGCTCCTGTTGAGGTGCGTATAAGCGGGTATGATATTCAGGAGCTTAAGCGCATCGGCGCGGAGATAAGCGGAATCATATCCGCAGTGCCTTACTCCGACTTCGTGCATACGGATTTCTTCAATGATTCCATGATGATAGATGTTGATGTGGATACGGACGCCGCCGCAAGGCTGGGTATTCCCGCATCAGCCATAGCAGGCTATCTCTACGGCGGGTTTGACGGTCTGTCAGTCACCGACTACAGGGAAGGGGAGCGAGTGATTCCCGTCGTGCTGCGGCTTAATGAGGAGAACAGGAAAAGCTTCTCAGACATCGGGGATTATTACATAACCTCTCCCTTGACAGGCGCAAAGGTTCCCGTGCGATCAGTTGCGGAGCTCAAACCGGAGCTTCAGGCAAGCCGCATAGTCCGCAGAAACGGAGTCCCCACGCTTACTGTGAGGGCTTTTGTTAAGGAAGGTTATTACGCCTCAGCTCTTCTTGGTGATGTGCGCCCTGCAGTGGAGGCTATAAAGCTTCCCGCAGGATATAAAATCAGCTACGGCGGCGAACTGCTGAACAGGGAGGAGACCTTTCCGCAGATGGTGGTTGCTCTCGGCATAAGCCTTGCCGCGATATTCTTCGTCCTTCTTGTGCAGTTTAAAAATATCAGAGAGCCGCTTGTGGTTATGTCGTCCATACCTCTTGCGCTGCCGGGCGCTATGTTCGGGCTGTTTATCACAAACAATCCCTTCGGTTTCACGGCGTTCATGGGGCTGATCAGCCTCTGCGGAATAGTGGTGAGAAACGCCATAATCCTTGTGGACTACATAAAGGAGAAAACCGCCGAGGGGCACAGTCTGGAGCGTGCGGCTACGGAAGCGGGTGAACGCAGGCTCCGTCCCATATTTCTTACCACAATGGCGGCGGCGGTCGGGGTTACTCCCATGATTCTCTCCGGTTCAAGCCTCTGGAGCCCGCTGGCAAGTGTTATCGCCGTGGGGCTTGTATTCTCCATGTTCTTTACGCTTCTTGTTGTCCCTGTGCTGTATGTAGTTGTTATGTCAAGGAAAGGCAGAACATCAACCGCTGCCGTTTTAGTTCTGCTGTTGTTTGCGGGCACGGCAAATGCCGAAACCTTCACTCTGAAACAGGCGGAGGAATATGCCCTTAAAAACAGCCGGAACCTGAAAATAACCGAGGCGAAAATACAGGAGCAGGCGGCGGCGAAACTGACGGCACGGGCGGATTATTTTCCCATGCTGTCAGTGGAATCCATGTATACTCAGACGAGCAACAACGGCGTAGTGACAATAGACAAAGGCGCGCTGGGCACAGTGCCCGGTCTCGGCGGGTTTCCCACGGAAGACCTTGAGATAGATCAGGGAAGCAATTCCCTGTTTATTGTAAGCACTACCTTAAAACAGCCGCTGACACAGCTTTTTAAAATAAATGAGGGCGCAGGCGCCGCAGACGCCGATCTTAAAAAAGCCGGAGCGGAGCAGAGAAAGGCTGTGAACGAAACAGCCTTTGCCGTGCGGCAGCTTTATTACGGCATTCTTCTGGCGGAGCAGCAGTCGGCAGTTTACAGAGTGTATGTCGGAGCCTTTGAGCATGCCGTTATGGAAGCCCGTGACGCTTTCAATGCGGGCAATGTGCTGGAATCCGCAGTGATGGAGGCTGAAACAGGGCTCCTCAACAGCAGGCAGAACGTCATAGCCGCTGAGACACGGCTTTCGGATCTCAGGGCTCAGTTCAGAGATCTGCTGAACCTGCCTAAGGACACGGAAATCGTTCTTTCAGACACATTTGATGATGAACCTGAAAATGTGAATATCACATCGGCAGAGGCTTATCTGACCTCCCCTGATGTTCAGGCGGCTGAGTATGCGCTGAAAAAAACAATGCACGCCAGAAGCGCCGCGAAGGATGAATATATCCCCGATTTGGGTCTGTTCGTCAGGCATACCTATCAGGACGGAGTACCGTTTGTTGACAGCAGCATAACCACCTTCGGCGTGCAGGCTGAGTGGAACGTTTTTGACTGGGGCAAACGCAAGGGTTTGGTGGGGCAGAGAAACGCACAGGTGACTCAGGCTTCGGAAAACCTGCGCAACGTGCGGGGCAGGCTTGATGTGGAGCTGAACAGGCTGAGCGGCAGGCTTGAATATGCCGCTGGCGCACTGAAAACAGCCGAGAAAGCGGCGGAACTGGGGATGGAGAGCTTCCGCCAGATGAAGGACAGGCTCAGAGCCGGACTGGTGAGCGAATCCAAGTATATGCAGGCGGGAGCGGCAGCGGAAAAGGCTCTCTACGATATGAGGGCGGCAAGGCTGAACCTTCTCCTGACTGCGGCTGAACTGCGGAAAACCGCGGGTGTGCTGGTATTGGCAAATTGA
- a CDS encoding class I SAM-dependent methyltransferase: MQNKAQEFDSIAEEVFAPLYPVVAEQILQITGKESGTCLDIGCGGGHLGLEIARMVDMRLVLADISADAVELARKRVGGWGFSCIAEAVVAGVHSLPFADGSFDLIVSRSSVWFWDDHLGAFGELMRVLAPGGIIFIGSGFGKQRVKQAVIEKMRERSPEWPKKVKKKTGAEHTPQTIADTFNQLGGLTEIFQNDCGGWVICRK; encoded by the coding sequence ATGCAGAACAAGGCGCAGGAATTTGACTCCATAGCCGAAGAGGTGTTTGCCCCCCTTTATCCTGTTGTTGCGGAACAGATTCTGCAAATCACCGGAAAAGAGAGCGGAACGTGCCTTGATATAGGCTGCGGAGGCGGGCATTTGGGGCTTGAGATAGCCAGAATGGTCGATATGCGTCTTGTTCTTGCGGATATTTCTGCGGATGCCGTTGAGCTTGCCCGCAAAAGAGTGGGCGGCTGGGGTTTTTCCTGCATAGCCGAAGCGGTTGTAGCGGGGGTGCACAGTCTCCCGTTTGCGGACGGTTCGTTTGACCTTATAGTGAGCAGAAGCTCAGTCTGGTTCTGGGATGATCATCTCGGAGCTTTCGGAGAGCTTATGCGGGTTCTCGCTCCGGGCGGAATAATCTTTATCGGCAGCGGTTTCGGCAAGCAGAGGGTGAAACAGGCTGTAATCGAAAAAATGAGGGAAAGAAGTCCCGAGTGGCCCAAAAAGGTCAAAAAGAAAACAGGGGCGGAACATACTCCGCAAACCATAGCGGACACCTTCAACCAACTCGGCGGTCTCACTGAAATATTTCAAAATGACTGTGGCGGCTGGGTAATCTGCCGGAAGTAA
- a CDS encoding CsgG/HfaB family protein, whose amino-acid sequence MSKLNILLMFLMLFLLGCTTTPTVIKIDVPTVVQPQVIGKEQHILKRKVAIARFGNEAMYSKSALFGLNNDYNAEKQATDILSAKLTQSGKFILLERSDDELLKKEIDAHRLESLKINADYLIVGSVSEFGRKTVSETGVFSRSIQQVAYAKVSVRLIDVKTGIIIFAQEGSGEALSEAGSAFGVGKHVGYDSTLNDKAISAAINSVVDGLMNNLLNKPWRSYILTFDESTITIAGGQNQGIIVGEIFNVYEKGKKIKNPQTGTLIELPGTKLGKIKVVQLFGSNYTDEGSVCIIEEGNFSKLNLEDLYVEK is encoded by the coding sequence ATGTCTAAGCTTAATATTTTACTTATGTTTTTAATGCTATTTTTGCTTGGGTGTACTACTACGCCAACAGTAATTAAAATTGATGTACCTACAGTTGTTCAGCCTCAAGTTATTGGGAAAGAACAACATATCCTCAAGAGGAAGGTTGCTATTGCTCGATTTGGAAACGAAGCAATGTATTCAAAATCTGCTCTTTTCGGCTTAAATAATGACTACAATGCTGAAAAACAAGCCACAGATATTTTGTCTGCAAAGCTTACACAATCAGGAAAGTTTATCCTTCTTGAGCGTAGTGATGATGAACTCCTTAAAAAAGAAATAGATGCTCATCGCCTTGAATCACTGAAAATTAACGCTGATTACCTTATTGTTGGGTCTGTAAGTGAGTTTGGAAGAAAAACTGTTTCAGAAACTGGTGTTTTCTCTCGTTCCATACAACAGGTTGCTTATGCGAAAGTAAGTGTTCGACTCATTGATGTAAAAACTGGTATTATTATTTTTGCACAGGAAGGCAGTGGTGAAGCTTTAAGTGAAGCAGGTTCTGCTTTCGGCGTGGGTAAACATGTAGGTTATGATTCAACCCTGAACGACAAGGCCATTTCTGCAGCAATCAACAGCGTTGTTGATGGGTTAATGAACAATCTTCTTAATAAACCATGGCGTTCATATATTCTTACGTTTGATGAATCGACAATTACTATTGCTGGAGGGCAGAATCAAGGTATTATTGTTGGAGAAATATTCAATGTGTATGAAAAGGGTAAAAAAATCAAGAATCCTCAGACTGGTACTCTGATTGAGCTTCCAGGAACTAAACTTGGCAAGATAAAGGTCGTGCAACTGTTTGGTTCCAACTACACTGACGAAGGTTCTGTTTGCATTATTGAAGAAGGTAATTTTTCAAAACTGAATCTGGAGGATTTATATGTTGAAAAGTAA
- a CDS encoding ATP-binding cassette domain-containing protein — MNNHLLKVPFGRLLQEHPYAGDYFRSIGLSWKDSLLTPAELIESVDEETMEDAGLSHEQMRTHFLEFMEQASALMKGSRRRLNSLTVIGGTDKNGRAENVELELRPGDIMCIVGPTGSGKSRLLADIECFAQKDTPTGRTILIDGKTPSQEERFRFENKLVAQLSQNMNFVVDLNAENFVAMHASSRMVVDIENTVAAVIECANELAGEKFERTTALTQLSGGQSRALMIADTALLSSSPIVLIDEIENAGIDRKKALDLLVKKEKIVLMSTHDPILALMGNRRIAISNGGISAVIETGEKEKENLSVLEAYDAKILSIRNMLRAGKKIDFGMEEFLGLAEKAL, encoded by the coding sequence ATGAATAATCATCTTCTTAAAGTGCCGTTCGGCAGGCTGCTTCAGGAGCACCCTTACGCAGGAGATTATTTCCGTTCCATCGGTCTTTCATGGAAGGACAGCCTCCTGACTCCGGCTGAGCTCATAGAATCCGTTGATGAGGAAACAATGGAGGACGCCGGACTCTCTCACGAGCAGATGCGCACCCATTTCCTTGAGTTTATGGAGCAGGCGTCTGCGCTTATGAAGGGCTCAAGACGCAGGCTTAACTCTCTTACTGTAATAGGCGGAACAGATAAAAACGGACGTGCGGAGAATGTGGAGCTTGAGCTCCGCCCGGGTGACATAATGTGCATTGTCGGTCCCACCGGATCAGGAAAAAGCCGTCTTCTGGCAGATATTGAATGCTTCGCCCAGAAGGATACGCCTACTGGCAGGACAATCCTCATAGACGGAAAAACCCCTTCGCAGGAGGAGCGCTTCCGCTTTGAGAACAAGCTTGTGGCGCAGCTTTCGCAGAATATGAACTTCGTGGTTGATCTTAATGCGGAAAACTTTGTCGCCATGCACGCCTCAAGCCGCATGGTTGTGGATATAGAAAATACCGTTGCGGCCGTCATAGAGTGCGCCAACGAGCTTGCCGGCGAGAAATTCGAGCGCACAACGGCGCTGACGCAGCTTTCCGGCGGTCAGTCCAGAGCGCTGATGATAGCAGATACGGCTCTGCTCAGCTCATCACCGATTGTGCTTATTGACGAGATAGAAAACGCAGGTATTGACAGAAAAAAAGCTCTGGATCTTCTTGTGAAAAAAGAAAAGATCGTGCTCATGTCCACCCATGACCCGATTCTGGCTCTTATGGGTAACAGACGCATAGCCATAAGCAACGGAGGCATATCCGCTGTTATCGAAACAGGAGAAAAGGAGAAGGAGAATCTCTCTGTTCTGGAAGCCTATGACGCTAAAATCCTCAGCATAAGAAACATGCTGAGAGCAGGCAAAAAAATAGATTTCGGGATGGAGGAGTTCCTCGGTCTTGCAGAAAAAGCACTTTGA
- a CDS encoding YnfA family protein, which yields MNIFSTVGLFVITGLAEITGCYLPYLWLKKGASAWLLIPAALSLALFAWLLTLHPAAAGRVYAAYGGIYVTVALVWLWLVDGIKPHLWDYVGVAVTLCGMAIIFLAPRG from the coding sequence ATGAATATTTTCAGCACAGTTGGGCTTTTTGTAATTACAGGTCTGGCGGAGATTACAGGCTGTTATCTGCCCTATCTCTGGCTTAAAAAAGGTGCTTCTGCATGGCTGCTTATTCCCGCAGCGCTTAGCCTTGCTCTTTTCGCATGGCTGCTCACGCTGCACCCTGCCGCCGCAGGCAGGGTTTACGCTGCTTACGGCGGAATCTATGTAACAGTCGCCCTTGTGTGGCTCTGGCTTGTGGACGGGATTAAGCCGCATCTGTGGGACTACGTGGGAGTAGCGGTAACCCTCTGCGGAATGGCGATTATTTTTCTCGCTCCAAGGGGATGA